In the bacterium genome, one interval contains:
- a CDS encoding CMP deaminase produces MMARPEPVSEREQAPERIPLEEVYMRMAEELAKRSTCARLQVGSVITTADLTQVLGIGYNGNARGLPNRCDSAQPGNCGCLHSEQNCLIKAGAQTPGKIMFVSASPCVMCAKMIINTNVARVHYREAYRDPAGLDVLRQGGVEVIHYNRWRDRWR; encoded by the coding sequence ATGATGGCCCGTCCCGAACCTGTTTCCGAGCGCGAGCAGGCGCCCGAGCGCATCCCGCTCGAAGAGGTCTACATGCGCATGGCGGAGGAGCTGGCGAAGCGCTCCACCTGCGCCCGGCTCCAGGTCGGCAGCGTGATCACGACGGCGGACCTGACGCAGGTCCTCGGCATCGGCTACAACGGCAACGCCAGGGGCCTGCCCAATCGCTGCGACTCGGCCCAGCCAGGAAATTGCGGCTGCCTCCATTCGGAGCAGAACTGCCTCATCAAGGCGGGCGCCCAGACGCCGGGGAAGATCATGTTCGTCAGCGCGTCACCTTGCGTGATGTGCGCCAAGATGATCATCAACACCAACGTGGCACGCGTCCACTACCGCGAGGCCTACCGCGACCCCGCCGGCCTCGACGTGCTCAGGCAGGGCGGGGTCGAGGTGATCCACTACAACCGCTGGCGCGACCGCTGGCGCTGA
- a CDS encoding NUDIX domain-containing protein, producing MTGLLNLSEPPTTPRPSATVLLIRGREPWELLLMRRPRGADFAPGAYVFPGGSVHADDGGGNDAIRAAAVRELFEEVGILLARRGRRLARGADCEQVRALVGGGRTFGQALRELGLVAALDRLVFLARWVTPAQLRRRFDARFYLARLPAAQEVRPQEGEVTDWLWITPERALTSPDLTLVYATRAVLESVAGGGAATALLARTRRLKDVPTIEPRIVQTAGGWEIVR from the coding sequence ATGACGGGCCTCTTGAACCTTTCAGAGCCTCCGACCACGCCGCGCCCTTCCGCCACGGTGCTCTTGATCCGGGGGCGCGAGCCGTGGGAGCTGCTGCTCATGCGACGGCCGCGCGGCGCGGACTTCGCGCCCGGCGCCTACGTGTTTCCGGGCGGCTCGGTGCATGCCGACGATGGCGGCGGGAACGACGCCATCCGCGCGGCGGCGGTGCGCGAGCTCTTCGAAGAGGTCGGGATCCTGCTGGCGCGGCGAGGCCGCCGGTTGGCACGCGGCGCCGACTGCGAGCAGGTCCGCGCTCTCGTCGGCGGCGGCAGGACCTTCGGCCAGGCGCTGCGCGAGCTCGGCCTGGTGGCGGCGCTGGACCGCCTGGTCTTCCTCGCCCGCTGGGTCACCCCGGCGCAGCTGCGCCGGCGGTTCGACGCGCGCTTTTACCTGGCCCGGCTGCCGGCCGCTCAGGAGGTCCGGCCGCAGGAGGGTGAGGTCACGGACTGGCTCTGGATCACGCCCGAGCGGGCCTTGACCAGCCCGGACCTCACGCTGGTCTACGCGACGCGGGCGGTGCTCGAGTCGGTCGCCGGCGGCGGTGCCGCGACCGCCCTGTTGGCTCGCACGCGACGCCTCAAAGACGTGCCGACCATCGAGCCGCGCATCGTCCAGACCGCGGGCGGCTGGGAGATCGTCCGCTAG
- the nuoI gene encoding NADH-quinone oxidoreductase subunit NuoI, translated as MADEETKQDQPDNPTPLRRPGEGVPPPPQGERPGVVSDVVALGAGLKTTLQEFFRPVVTTMYPEDKTPRSERYRGRHYLRRYDNGLERCIGCELCAAACPVGCILVVAAENTDEKRVSPGERYAKTYEINMLRCIFCGYCEDACPVQAIVLGPEYELSDTSREKFIYTKERLLEPLPPDVQARLNDKASGTGTTPPHADPPHRAGR; from the coding sequence ATGGCGGACGAAGAAACCAAGCAGGATCAGCCGGACAACCCGACGCCGCTGCGGCGTCCGGGCGAAGGTGTGCCGCCGCCGCCGCAGGGCGAGCGGCCGGGTGTCGTCAGCGACGTGGTGGCACTCGGGGCCGGCCTGAAGACCACGCTGCAGGAGTTCTTCAGGCCCGTGGTCACGACCATGTACCCGGAGGACAAGACGCCTCGATCGGAACGCTACCGCGGCCGCCACTACCTGCGCCGCTACGACAACGGGCTCGAGCGCTGCATCGGCTGCGAGCTGTGCGCGGCGGCCTGCCCGGTGGGCTGCATCCTGGTGGTCGCGGCCGAGAACACCGACGAAAAGCGCGTGTCGCCCGGCGAACGCTACGCCAAGACCTATGAGATCAACATGCTGCGCTGCATCTTCTGCGGCTACTGCGAAGACGCCTGCCCGGTGCAGGCGATCGTGCTCGGCCCCGAGTACGAGCTCTCGGATACGAGCCGGGAGAAGTTCATCTACACCAAGGAGAGGCTGCTCGAGCCGCTGCCCCCGGACGTGCAGGCGCGGTTGAACGACAAGGCAAGCGGTACGGGGACGACTCCTCCCCACGCCGACCCTCCCCACCGAGCGGGGAGGTAG
- a CDS encoding NADH-quinone oxidoreductase subunit L, whose amino-acid sequence MSASQLALLILLLPAAGAAILAIRGWRLPRIVTQIVGPGVVWAAFVCTLVLFINKASGDFTYWTWIKSGSLEVPFNLLVDNLSIFMCLVVTGVGGLIITYSVGYMEHEDDPSYARFFTYMDVFIFSMLLLVLAGNFVFLIVGWAMVGLSSYFLIGFWYQRRSAVLAARKAFVMNVVGDGGMILGAFVLFATYHAITYAGVFARVNPCSGGRLCAGGFDSGTLELAAFLLLLGAIAKSAQLPLHTWLPDAMEGPTPVSALIHAATMVTAGVYLVGRMHPIFDIAVYAHGAVAIVGAVTAIFAATIAIVQVDIKRVLAYSTMSQIGYMFLAVGIGAYSAGFFHLMSHAFFKALLFMAAGNVIHAMHDEQDMRKYGGLWKQMRPTSISFLVGSLSLVGVIPFVGFFSKEQILGAAFSKPDDSLALAVWGIGFVTALITGFYTGRMWWIAFWGKPSPERPVEHPHEARPVMMVPVVILAVLATVGGLIQTRALGTGPSAVSDYLASAVGSPRWEGGTSEVVVTAVTVVLAALLFLLAYRIYIQRSWKAWSAALPWAQRLLERKYYFDEIYDAAFVRPMDAAADAALRGVELPVIDGAVVGTGQATAAGASGLSLTQSGYFRNYVLVFVGGAVVAAVLILVRAGS is encoded by the coding sequence ATGAGCGCCAGCCAGCTCGCGCTGCTCATCCTGCTCCTGCCCGCGGCCGGCGCCGCCATCCTTGCCATTCGAGGCTGGCGCCTGCCGCGCATCGTCACCCAGATCGTCGGCCCCGGCGTCGTGTGGGCGGCGTTCGTGTGCACCCTGGTGCTGTTCATCAACAAGGCCTCGGGCGACTTCACGTACTGGACCTGGATCAAGAGCGGGTCCCTGGAGGTCCCTTTCAACCTGCTGGTCGACAACCTCTCAATCTTCATGTGCCTGGTCGTCACCGGGGTGGGCGGCCTGATCATCACCTACTCCGTCGGCTACATGGAGCACGAGGACGACCCGAGCTACGCCCGGTTCTTCACCTACATGGACGTCTTCATCTTCTCGATGCTCCTGCTCGTCCTGGCCGGGAACTTCGTCTTCCTCATCGTCGGCTGGGCGATGGTCGGTCTGAGCTCCTACTTCCTGATCGGATTCTGGTACCAGCGCCGGTCGGCGGTGCTCGCGGCGCGCAAGGCCTTCGTCATGAACGTGGTCGGCGACGGCGGCATGATCCTGGGCGCCTTCGTCCTGTTCGCCACCTACCACGCGATCACGTACGCCGGAGTGTTCGCGAGGGTGAATCCGTGCTCCGGCGGCCGCCTGTGCGCGGGAGGATTCGATTCAGGAACCCTGGAGCTGGCCGCCTTCCTTCTCCTGCTCGGGGCGATCGCCAAGTCCGCGCAGCTCCCACTCCACACCTGGCTGCCCGATGCGATGGAGGGGCCCACCCCCGTCAGCGCCCTCATCCACGCCGCGACCATGGTCACCGCCGGCGTCTACCTGGTCGGCCGGATGCACCCCATATTCGACATCGCGGTCTACGCCCACGGGGCGGTGGCGATCGTCGGCGCGGTGACCGCGATCTTCGCCGCCACGATCGCCATCGTCCAGGTCGACATCAAGCGCGTGCTGGCCTATTCGACCATGAGCCAGATCGGCTACATGTTCCTGGCGGTCGGCATCGGCGCCTACTCCGCCGGCTTCTTCCACCTCATGTCCCACGCCTTCTTCAAGGCGCTGCTGTTCATGGCCGCGGGCAACGTCATCCACGCCATGCACGACGAGCAGGACATGCGCAAGTACGGCGGGCTCTGGAAGCAGATGCGCCCCACCTCGATCTCCTTCCTGGTCGGCTCGCTGTCACTGGTGGGCGTCATCCCCTTCGTCGGCTTCTTCTCCAAGGAGCAGATCCTCGGCGCGGCCTTCTCCAAGCCCGACGACTCGCTCGCCCTGGCGGTGTGGGGCATCGGCTTCGTCACCGCCCTGATCACGGGCTTCTACACCGGCCGTATGTGGTGGATCGCGTTCTGGGGCAAGCCCTCACCCGAGCGCCCGGTCGAGCACCCGCATGAGGCCCGCCCGGTGATGATGGTCCCGGTCGTCATCCTGGCCGTCCTAGCCACGGTCGGCGGCCTCATCCAGACCCGCGCGCTCGGCACCGGCCCGTCGGCGGTATCGGACTACCTGGCCTCGGCCGTGGGCAGTCCGCGCTGGGAGGGCGGCACGTCGGAGGTCGTGGTGACGGCGGTGACCGTGGTCCTGGCCGCGCTGCTCTTCCTTCTCGCCTATCGCATCTACATCCAGCGCTCCTGGAAGGCCTGGAGCGCGGCCCTGCCATGGGCGCAGCGGCTGCTCGAGCGCAAGTACTACTTCGACGAGATCTACGACGCGGCCTTCGTCCGGCCGATGGACGCGGCCGCCGATGCGGCGCTGCGCGGCGTCGAGCTGCCGGTCATCGACGGCGCCGTCGTCGGCACCGGCCAGGCGACCGCGGCCGGCGCGTCCGGCCTCAGCCTCACCCAGAGCGGCTACTTCCGCAACTACGTGCTCGTCTTCGTCGGCGGGGCCGTCGTCGCCGCCGTCCTGATCCTCGTGAGGGCGGGCTCATGA
- a CDS encoding NADH-quinone oxidoreductase subunit J — MPGAGDRARPRVRALGYEPGEVHLHQGEAARAAAPGRAGAVERQGKRYGDDSSPRRPSPPSGEVARKPLALAIFFIAAALAVAGGIGVITFREPIRCVLSLVVVMIALSILFLLLSAQFVFVVQIIVYAGAVMVLFLFVIALLGPAREAARGRLRFQGWLSALFVVALLGLMWAMLQGVQYRQPDQADLSVFGTVQSIGIALFTSYLYPFELTSILLLVAAIGAIYLSRKESDRG, encoded by the coding sequence CTGCCCGGTGCAGGCGATCGTGCTCGGCCCCGAGTACGAGCTCTCGGATACGAGCCGGGAGAAGTTCATCTACACCAAGGAGAGGCTGCTCGAGCCGCTGCCCCCGGACGTGCAGGCGCGGTTGAACGACAAGGCAAGCGGTACGGGGACGACTCCTCCCCACGCCGACCCTCCCCACCGAGCGGGGAGGTAGCCAGAAAACCTTTGGCGCTGGCCATCTTCTTCATCGCCGCCGCCCTGGCCGTGGCGGGAGGCATCGGCGTGATCACCTTCCGCGAGCCGATCCGCTGCGTCCTCAGCCTGGTCGTGGTCATGATCGCCCTGTCGATCCTGTTCCTGTTGCTCAGCGCGCAGTTCGTGTTCGTCGTCCAGATCATCGTGTACGCCGGCGCGGTCATGGTCCTGTTCCTCTTCGTCATCGCCCTGCTCGGCCCGGCTCGCGAGGCGGCGCGGGGTCGCCTGCGCTTCCAGGGCTGGCTGTCGGCGCTGTTCGTGGTGGCGCTCCTGGGCCTCATGTGGGCGATGCTGCAGGGCGTCCAGTACCGCCAGCCGGACCAGGCCGACCTCTCGGTGTTCGGCACCGTGCAGTCGATCGGCATCGCGCTCTTCACCAGCTACCTCTACCCGTTCGAGCTGACCTCGATCCTGCTCCTGGTGGCCGCGATCGGCGCCATCTACCTGAGCCGCAAGGAGTCGGATCGAGGATGA
- a CDS encoding NADH-quinone oxidoreductase subunit N — MAGLWLHGTPAINLDYSWSQALADLGQIAPIATLAGFLLFAIVTDLVLPRRRRGGAVAIVAATGFTYSLGVALYRWLYGQGGYAYHKMATGDSFALFFEMLFAILGILTVAVSHSYLRRRKMLEAEFHILIVAAVIGMMVLASATSLLSVFLGLELVSIALYIACGFARGEHRSQEAAAKYLLVGGFASAFVLYGMALVYGGAGTTLIPDIATRLGSSAAGNPLILLGIMLMGVGFAFKVSAAPFHMWTPDVYQGAPIPVTAFMSVGTKAAAFAMIVRVFAGGLPHLAPEWQVVLAFVAATSMVVGNLMAIAQSSLKRLLAYSGVAQAGYILIGVIAGGQSGLAAVLYYLFIYMFMNFGAFAVITLLAGSDGDRDRFSDLDGLYRRNPLMAILMTVFMLSLAGFPPTVGFFGKLFLFTAGIGAGYTWLVVLAVLMSVVSVFYYVRVLIPVWSASTRTDRLDASISSTTAIALSGVLSLVLGLFPATLLIAGQLGAIPITGP, encoded by the coding sequence ATGGCCGGACTGTGGCTCCATGGCACGCCCGCGATCAACCTCGACTACTCGTGGTCGCAGGCGCTGGCCGACCTCGGCCAGATCGCCCCCATCGCCACCCTCGCGGGGTTCCTGCTGTTCGCGATCGTGACCGACCTCGTGCTGCCGCGGAGGCGGCGCGGGGGTGCGGTCGCCATCGTCGCCGCGACCGGCTTCACCTACTCCCTCGGCGTCGCCCTATATCGCTGGCTCTACGGCCAGGGCGGCTACGCGTACCACAAGATGGCCACCGGCGACAGCTTCGCCCTCTTCTTCGAGATGCTGTTCGCGATCCTCGGCATCCTCACCGTGGCGGTCTCCCACTCCTACCTGCGGCGGCGCAAGATGCTGGAGGCCGAGTTCCACATCCTCATCGTCGCCGCGGTCATCGGGATGATGGTGCTCGCGTCCGCCACCTCGCTCTTGAGCGTGTTCCTCGGCCTCGAGCTCGTCTCCATCGCGCTGTACATCGCCTGCGGGTTCGCGCGCGGCGAGCACCGCTCGCAGGAGGCGGCGGCCAAGTACCTGCTGGTCGGCGGCTTCGCCAGCGCCTTCGTGCTGTACGGCATGGCGCTGGTCTACGGCGGCGCGGGCACGACCCTGATCCCGGACATCGCGACGCGTCTCGGCTCCTCGGCCGCCGGCAACCCTCTGATCCTCCTCGGGATCATGCTGATGGGAGTGGGTTTCGCTTTCAAGGTCTCGGCGGCGCCCTTCCACATGTGGACCCCCGACGTCTACCAGGGCGCACCCATCCCGGTCACCGCCTTCATGTCGGTGGGGACCAAGGCGGCCGCGTTCGCGATGATCGTCCGCGTCTTCGCCGGCGGGCTCCCCCACCTCGCGCCCGAGTGGCAAGTGGTGCTCGCCTTCGTCGCCGCCACCAGCATGGTGGTCGGCAACCTGATGGCGATCGCGCAGTCCAGCTTGAAGCGGCTGCTCGCCTACTCCGGCGTGGCGCAGGCCGGCTACATCCTCATCGGCGTGATCGCGGGCGGCCAGAGCGGCCTGGCCGCGGTCCTCTACTACCTGTTCATCTACATGTTCATGAACTTCGGCGCCTTCGCGGTCATCACCCTGCTGGCCGGGAGCGACGGCGACCGGGACCGCTTCTCGGACCTCGACGGCCTCTACCGGAGAAATCCGCTGATGGCGATCCTCATGACCGTGTTCATGCTCTCGCTGGCCGGTTTTCCGCCCACGGTCGGGTTCTTCGGCAAGCTGTTCCTATTCACCGCCGGGATCGGCGCCGGCTACACCTGGCTCGTCGTGCTCGCGGTGCTGATGAGCGTCGTCTCCGTCTTCTACTACGTGCGCGTGCTGATCCCGGTGTGGTCGGCGTCGACCCGGACCGACCGGCTCGACGCCTCGATCAGCAGCACCACGGCGATCGCGCTCAGCGGCGTCCTGTCGCTGGTGCTCGGCCTGTTCCCGGCCACGCTTTTGATCGCGGGCCAGCTGGGCGCGATCCCGATCACCGGCCCGTAG
- a CDS encoding SDR family oxidoreductase encodes MDLGIGGKVALVTAGTRGIGLGIARALSAEGARVAVAARTAADVERTAASLGGGGVAADLLTEDGCRRAVTETERALGPIEILVNNLGLRSGSSWSDTGPAEFEAAFAGNVGVSVRMSQLVLPGMLLRGWGRIVVITSVWGREAGGAPAYNAAKAAEISYVTSLAREVAARGVTVNAVAPGSILWTGGGWHRRQEADPEGMADYVRREMPLGRFGSVDEVANVVAFVCSRQASLVNGACISVDGGQSRSNI; translated from the coding sequence GTGGACTTGGGCATCGGGGGCAAGGTCGCCCTGGTCACCGCCGGCACGCGCGGCATCGGGCTGGGCATCGCCCGGGCGCTCAGCGCCGAGGGCGCGCGCGTCGCCGTCGCGGCGCGCACCGCGGCCGACGTCGAGCGCACCGCGGCGTCGCTCGGCGGCGGTGGCGTCGCCGCCGACCTGCTGACCGAAGACGGCTGCCGGCGCGCCGTCACCGAGACCGAGCGCGCCCTGGGACCGATCGAGATCCTGGTCAACAACCTGGGCCTGCGCTCGGGCAGCTCGTGGAGCGACACCGGGCCGGCGGAGTTCGAAGCCGCCTTCGCCGGCAACGTCGGCGTCAGCGTGCGGATGAGCCAGCTCGTCCTGCCGGGGATGCTGCTCCGCGGGTGGGGTCGCATCGTCGTCATCACCTCGGTGTGGGGACGCGAGGCGGGCGGCGCGCCGGCCTACAACGCGGCCAAGGCCGCCGAGATCAGCTACGTCACCTCGCTGGCGCGGGAGGTTGCCGCCAGGGGCGTCACCGTCAACGCGGTGGCGCCGGGCTCGATCCTGTGGACGGGTGGCGGCTGGCACCGCCGCCAGGAGGCAGACCCCGAGGGGATGGCGGACTACGTGCGCCGCGAGATGCCGCTGGGCCGGTTCGGCTCGGTCGATGAGGTCGCGAACGTGGTCGCCTTCGTCTGCTCGCGGCAGGCGAGCCTGGTCAACGGCGCGTGCATATCGGTCGACGGCGGGCAGTCGCGCTCCAACATCTGA
- the nuoH gene encoding NADH-quinone oxidoreductase subunit NuoH — translation MNDLYNNAVGHWVIVTIAIALLLFTVLTATAYTVWFERVALGRIQRRPGPNRVGPFGLMQLAADGVKLAFKESFIPAKTDKVVYVVAPAIAVAAAFLSWAVIPIGLWYDVQYWIADLNIGILLIFAFSSLNVYAIVLGGYSSNNKYSLLGGLRSAAQLISYEMALGLALVPTFMIVGSLRLQDIVEYTVTWGPYHGPLPLIILTPVGFVIYLMAAVAETNRAPFDLPEAEQELIGGFLTEYSGLKFVMYYLAEYVNMITVSALAALLFFGGWYLWIVPPVLAFLGKVVLFLFLYIWLRGTFPRLRYDMLMRLGWKVLLPLAIANVVVTGIVLVALQG, via the coding sequence GTGAACGACCTCTACAACAACGCGGTCGGCCACTGGGTGATCGTCACCATCGCGATCGCGCTGCTGCTCTTCACCGTCCTGACGGCGACCGCTTACACCGTGTGGTTCGAGCGGGTCGCGCTCGGCCGCATCCAGCGGCGGCCCGGGCCCAACCGTGTCGGGCCGTTCGGCCTGATGCAGCTGGCGGCGGACGGCGTCAAGCTCGCCTTCAAAGAGAGCTTCATCCCGGCCAAGACCGACAAGGTCGTCTACGTCGTCGCCCCCGCGATCGCGGTCGCGGCCGCCTTCTTGTCCTGGGCGGTGATCCCGATCGGCCTCTGGTACGACGTCCAGTACTGGATCGCCGACCTCAACATCGGGATCCTGCTGATCTTCGCCTTCAGCTCCCTGAACGTCTACGCGATCGTCCTCGGCGGCTACTCGTCCAACAACAAGTACTCGCTGCTGGGCGGGCTGCGTTCGGCGGCGCAGCTCATCAGCTATGAGATGGCGCTCGGCCTCGCCCTCGTCCCGACCTTCATGATCGTCGGCTCGCTGCGCCTGCAGGACATCGTCGAGTACACGGTGACGTGGGGTCCCTATCACGGCCCCCTGCCGCTGATCATCCTGACCCCGGTGGGGTTCGTCATCTACCTGATGGCCGCCGTGGCCGAGACCAACCGCGCTCCATTCGACCTCCCGGAGGCCGAGCAGGAGCTGATCGGCGGATTCCTCACCGAGTACTCGGGGCTGAAGTTCGTCATGTACTACCTGGCCGAGTACGTGAACATGATCACGGTCTCCGCGCTCGCCGCCCTGCTGTTCTTCGGCGGCTGGTACCTGTGGATCGTGCCGCCGGTGCTGGCCTTCCTGGGCAAGGTGGTGCTCTTCCTGTTCCTTTACATTTGGCTCCGCGGCACTTTCCCGCGCCTCCGCTACGACATGCTCATGAGGCTCGGCTGGAAGGTGCTGCTGCCACTGGCAATCGCAAACGTGGTCGTCACCGGGATCGTCCTGGTGGCGCTGCAGGGGTAG
- a CDS encoding NADH-quinone oxidoreductase subunit M: protein MTLTVIWLLPLVGAALIAFMPPRLAKWLGVVVALGALAVAAFVAFSFAPGYRGYQFTEVVPWIPQLRVFYRLGVDGISLWLVVLNAFLTVIGILATPASSRNSGRFVALMLAMSAGLAGVFMAVDLVLFYVFWEAMLIPAYFMLWLFGEGERPGRAALKFVLFTLAGSLLMLVGVIGEYIVTGKQTFNIATLSTLAPSPALQFGLFFVFALAFAIKTPLFPFHSWLPDAYAAAPTPLLVTFAGVMGKAGAYGFLRIAVPLFPEPVGWWDWRWVVPVLAVAAIIWGALMAIAQRDMKLLVSYSSVSHMGFIVLGIFALNVQGQQGAILQMVNHGIIISALFLLVAWIADRTGTRDRAAFAGLARRMPVMAGVFIVVTLAALGLPGLNSFVGEFMTLLGAWQLAPVLAVVGALGLVLAPVYMLRLFQGTMQGVPEGPVPKSDIFAGQLALLTPLIVLMFAIGLDPNVLTNLMTSVAQAGLAH, encoded by the coding sequence ATGACGCTCACCGTCATCTGGCTGCTGCCCCTGGTCGGCGCCGCCCTCATCGCCTTCATGCCGCCGCGCTTGGCCAAATGGCTCGGCGTGGTGGTGGCGCTGGGCGCGCTCGCCGTCGCCGCCTTCGTCGCCTTCTCGTTCGCGCCTGGCTATCGCGGCTACCAGTTCACCGAGGTGGTGCCCTGGATTCCGCAGCTGCGCGTCTTCTACCGCCTCGGCGTCGACGGCATCAGCCTGTGGCTGGTCGTGCTGAACGCGTTCTTGACCGTGATCGGGATCCTGGCCACCCCGGCCTCGAGCCGCAACTCAGGCCGCTTCGTCGCCCTGATGCTCGCCATGTCGGCCGGGCTCGCGGGCGTGTTCATGGCCGTCGACCTCGTCCTCTTCTACGTCTTCTGGGAGGCGATGCTCATCCCCGCCTACTTCATGCTCTGGCTCTTCGGCGAGGGCGAGCGGCCGGGACGCGCGGCCCTGAAGTTCGTGCTCTTCACCCTGGCCGGCTCGCTCCTGATGCTGGTCGGCGTGATCGGCGAGTACATCGTCACCGGCAAGCAGACCTTCAACATCGCGACCCTGTCGACGCTCGCCCCCTCACCCGCGCTCCAGTTCGGCCTCTTCTTCGTCTTCGCGCTGGCGTTCGCGATCAAGACCCCGCTGTTCCCGTTCCACAGCTGGCTGCCCGACGCCTACGCCGCCGCGCCCACGCCGCTTCTGGTCACGTTCGCCGGCGTCATGGGCAAGGCGGGCGCGTACGGCTTCCTGCGGATCGCGGTGCCGCTGTTCCCCGAGCCCGTGGGCTGGTGGGACTGGCGATGGGTCGTGCCGGTGCTGGCGGTGGCGGCGATCATCTGGGGCGCGCTGATGGCGATCGCCCAGCGCGACATGAAGCTGCTGGTCAGCTACTCCAGCGTCAGCCACATGGGCTTCATCGTGCTCGGCATCTTCGCGCTCAACGTCCAGGGCCAGCAGGGCGCCATCCTGCAGATGGTCAACCACGGGATCATCATCTCGGCGCTCTTCCTCCTGGTGGCCTGGATCGCCGACCGCACGGGGACGCGCGACCGGGCCGCGTTCGCCGGCCTGGCGCGACGCATGCCGGTGATGGCGGGGGTGTTCATCGTCGTCACCCTGGCGGCGCTGGGCCTGCCAGGCCTCAACAGCTTCGTCGGCGAGTTCATGACCCTGCTCGGCGCCTGGCAGCTCGCGCCGGTCCTGGCGGTGGTCGGCGCCCTGGGCCTGGTGCTGGCGCCGGTCTACATGCTGCGGCTGTTCCAGGGCACCATGCAGGGCGTGCCGGAGGGCCCGGTGCCCAAATCGGACATCTTTGCCGGCCAGCTCGCCCTGCTCACGCCGCTCATCGTCCTGATGTTCGCCATCGGACTTGACCCCAACGTGCTGACCAACCTCATGACCTCGGTCGCCCAGGCCGGGCTGGCGCACTGA
- the nuoK gene encoding NADH-quinone oxidoreductase subunit NuoK has protein sequence MSGLDIGGSQLDTSWFLLLGAILFAIGAAGVLVRRNPLVILICIELMLNAVNLTLITFARQLQNIEGQLFALMAMTVAAAEAVVGLAILVDIFRVRDVEDVDDLSELKG, from the coding sequence ATGAGCGGACTGGACATCGGCGGCTCGCAGCTCGACACCTCGTGGTTCCTCCTGCTCGGCGCCATCCTCTTCGCCATCGGCGCGGCCGGGGTGCTCGTGCGCCGCAACCCGCTGGTGATCCTCATCTGCATCGAGCTGATGCTGAACGCGGTCAACCTGACGCTGATCACCTTCGCGCGCCAGTTGCAGAACATCGAGGGCCAGCTCTTCGCGCTGATGGCGATGACCGTCGCCGCGGCTGAGGCCGTGGTCGGCCTGGCCATCCTGGTCGACATCTTCCGCGTGCGCGACGTCGAGGACGTCGACGACCTCAGCGAGCTGAAGGGATGA